One genomic window of Deltaproteobacteria bacterium includes the following:
- the murA gene encoding UDP-N-acetylglucosamine 1-carboxyvinyltransferase, translating to MHKFVIEGGRPLNGAVRPSGNKNEALPALCACLLTDEPITLKRMPRIGDVLTMLEILQGIGVRIEWTDHETVVLDASKAHSSHPNYGMCAKVRASIMLLGPLLARFGQVELAPPGGDVIGARRIDTHWDGITALGGILTLDRVISGRMPKIIGTDYYLDEPSVTATENLVMLATRAEGTTVLHNAACEPHVVGLCRLLNAMGAKISGIGSNRLEIQGVTSLHGAVHTIGADFMEVGSFLCLGAIAKGKITITDVNVDDMRYPLKVLGRLGIHPEIGRDALTIDGTKPLVMRKDIGDRIGSIYSGPWPAFPTDLMSVAIVGATQAAGTMIFFEKMFEGRMFFTDNLMRMGANIVLCDPHRIVVTGPSQLFCANLSSPDVRAGMAIVMAALIALGKSEIHNIYQIERGYQEIDRKLEALGAAIKRVAV from the coding sequence GTCATCGAAGGCGGCCGCCCACTCAACGGTGCCGTCAGACCCTCTGGCAATAAGAACGAGGCTCTACCCGCGCTGTGCGCGTGTCTGCTGACCGACGAGCCGATCACTCTGAAGCGCATGCCGCGGATCGGCGACGTCCTTACGATGCTTGAGATCCTCCAAGGCATCGGCGTACGGATAGAGTGGACGGATCACGAAACCGTCGTCCTCGATGCCAGCAAGGCCCACAGCTCCCACCCTAACTACGGCATGTGCGCTAAGGTGCGGGCTTCGATCATGCTCCTCGGCCCACTGCTAGCCCGGTTCGGCCAGGTCGAACTGGCCCCCCCAGGCGGGGACGTCATTGGCGCGCGGCGGATAGACACCCACTGGGACGGAATCACCGCCTTAGGCGGGATTCTTACCTTGGACCGCGTGATCAGTGGGCGGATGCCTAAGATCATCGGCACCGACTATTACCTTGATGAGCCCTCGGTCACGGCGACCGAGAACCTAGTCATGCTCGCCACGCGCGCCGAGGGCACCACGGTCCTCCACAACGCCGCCTGCGAGCCCCATGTGGTCGGCCTCTGCCGCCTCCTCAATGCTATGGGCGCCAAGATCTCAGGCATAGGCAGTAACCGGCTGGAGATACAGGGTGTTACTAGCCTCCACGGAGCGGTGCACACGATCGGCGCCGATTTCATGGAGGTCGGTAGCTTTCTCTGCCTGGGCGCCATCGCCAAGGGCAAGATCACCATCACCGACGTCAACGTCGACGATATGCGCTATCCGCTCAAGGTACTAGGTCGCCTCGGCATCCATCCAGAGATAGGACGCGACGCGCTCACCATCGATGGCACCAAGCCCCTGGTGATGCGCAAGGACATCGGCGACCGCATCGGTTCCATCTATAGCGGCCCGTGGCCGGCGTTCCCCACGGATCTCATGTCCGTAGCGATCGTCGGGGCGACGCAGGCCGCTGGAACTATGATCTTTTTTGAGAAAATGTTCGAAGGCCGGATGTTCTTTACCGACAACCTCATGCGCATGGGTGCCAACATTGTCCTGTGCGATCCGCACCGTATCGTTGTCACCGGACCGTCGCAGCTGTTTTGCGCCAATCTGAGCTCTCCCGACGTCCGGGCTGGGATGGCGATCGTGATGGCGGCACTCATTGCCCTCGGCAAGAGTGAGATCCATAACATCTACCAGATCGAGCGGGGTTATCAGGAGATCGATCGCAAGC